The genomic window GAAATGCTTAAGAAATGCTCATTATCTAAGAGATCATCTTCGAGCAGCTGGAATTAGTGCCATGCTCAATGAGCTTAGTAGCACGGTGGTGTTTGAGAGGCCAAAAGATGAGGAGTTTATTCGCAGGTGGCAGCTGGCTTGTGAAGGCCGCATTGCACATGTTGTTGTAATGCCAAATGTTAACATCGATAAGCTTGACAATTTCCTGAATGAACTTGTTCAAAAAAACGTGCAAGCTGGTACCAAGATGAGAAGATCCAACCACCTTGTGTAGCAGCAGAACTAGGTGAAGACAATTGTGTTTGTGCtctgcataagaattaatgtcTTAGTGTGAAAGAAAGTTGTATCTTTTATTGTTTACCATcatgttttgttgttgattatTCTCAAACTAGTAATTAATGAAGGGAAATACAGCTAATAATTGCCATTATCTGGtttgatgatttttattatatattcaaatgCGTTGTATAATGCTTCTCATATGGTATCAGTGCAAGGATCTTTGCAGCATGCCAACCAAACAGGAGGCTGCTATTCAAACTCATTATTTCATGTACATTTATAACACTAGAAGAAAGTTTTCTATAGAGCCTCAACAGCAATTGGGTATTTGCTCTTTGGCATGCGAACTAGTGTTGGACAGACAGAGTCATCATTTTTCAGAGGAATCCACCTGCAACAAAGGGTCATGGTGAGTTTCTTTATATCAGAAAGATATAGGATTGCTaattttcatgtttaatttacTTGTATCTGCAGACTAGATGATGGATGAAAACACAGATCTCCAGTTTGGCCAAGTTTAGCCCTGGGCACATGCGTGGTCCACTACCAAATCCCAAGAAGCTGAAGGGTTTTAAAGGTTCCTGCAAACAACTCAAGTGCTTTACTGGTTGTTGTTGTGTTAAATTAAGCCCTCACTGTCAACCACAAATGTAAACTTACATCAAATCTTGAAGGGTCAAACTTCTCAGGATTTGGGAAAAATTTTGGATCATGATGAATGGAGACTACATCAAGATTGACAGACCATCCTTCTTTAATATCATACCCTGAAAGATTGTTGTTAATAACACTAGCATTCAATGTGAAGTTAGAgcacaattaaaatttaaattgcaGCTTCTAACCATCAATATTGAAGTCTTGTGCAGCTTTTCTGGAATACCAAGGTAAGATTGTAGCTCTGCGAAGTGTCTCACTGATAACCTGAATTGACAAGCAAAAGAGCATAAAAAAAGCCATGATGCGTCATTGCTATGGATGGATTGACGACTTGTGTTTACCTTGTTTGTGTAAGGCATTGTATGGACTTCTGACCAGGTGAGATGCATTCCaccatttcttcttttcttgaatTCCTTTGTGTTCTTCCTGTCAATTTGTTATAAGAGTATAGCACTAATGACAATCCTTTATGGAAGTAGGGAATTTCTAAGTTTATTCATACTCTGAGTTTCTGCAGAACATCAGGATTTTCTCCTAGGAACTTGACAAGCCATGTAAGAGCTGATGTTGTGGTGTCATGGCCTGCAACCAGCAGAGTCAAAATGTTGTCCTTCAGCTGTGAATCTGTAAGTTTCTCTGAATCTTCATCAGTTTCCCCGGCTGCTCTGCTATGCTTTCTTAACAGTGTTTGCAAGAAATCATGCTGAATATCTTCGCCACTTCTTCTCCTAGATATTATATTATCCAACATTGCATACATCCGATTTCTTGCCTGTTCAATTTAAGCATTTACTTTAGACCATGAAGAAATATAGAAGTAGCAAGACATTGTTTATGTTCCAGAGAGCTCCTTTTTAACAGAAAACTTACCTCTAGACCTCGATAGAATGCTGTCCCTGGAATTTTAAATGGCAGAGATGCAAAGCAGGATGATATTATCTTGAAGTTTGCACGGAAGTTCTCTTGCTCAGTTCCTTCTGGCTCTAAACTCATTATCATATTGCCTATAACTTTTAGAGTGAACTGCAGCATAAAACATATCATCACATTTTAATATTGTTGCTTTGTCAGTAATTCTAGATTAAGCTGCTTGGTTATGATGGTTATATATTTGTATCAATGTACCGTGGATGCTTCTTCAAGCACAAACACAGTACGTCCAGTCCACCCTTCTAATGTCCTGATGGCAAGATCATCAATAAATTGGAAGTATTTTTTCAGGGCATCAACCGATAGCGGATCAGCAATTAGTCTCCGCAATCGCTTGTGCTCCTCTCCAGAAGTTGTCAATAAGCTTTGTGGCCCTAAAACTTGCTTCCCAGTATAGAACAAATTCAAGCTCACCATTCCATCTTTTCCGGACAACAATATTTTGGCTGCATCCCTTCCGGTCATGAACACCGTAAACCTCCCTAGCACACTGGTTTTAAACACTTTGCCATACCTGCTAATAAAgaagcatgaaaaaaataaattgtaagtTGTTTTAACACTTTGTATTTGAAAAACCCATTTACATTCCTCATTCAAGTCCAATGCTGACCTCTGCTGCCTATTTCTCATGAAGCTAAATATTCCAGATGGACTAGAGAAGTCAGACAGGAAGGAGAAACTCTCCCCAACAATTGGCCAACCCATGGTTCCAGGTATCTTTTCTATCTCTCCTCTGTGTGGTTGCAAGAGCAGCCATATAAACAAGCTTAACACAACCATCAGCAATACCAGCGCAGCAGCTGGTAAGATGAGTAGTTCCATAGCACTCTATTTTCTGAAACCTGAATTCCAGCAAAGGCTTTTGTATTACTGCAACCAatagctaatatatatat from Dioscorea cayenensis subsp. rotundata cultivar TDr96_F1 chromosome 9, TDr96_F1_v2_PseudoChromosome.rev07_lg8_w22 25.fasta, whole genome shotgun sequence includes these protein-coding regions:
- the LOC120269300 gene encoding LOW QUALITY PROTEIN: abscisic acid 8'-hydroxylase 3-like (The sequence of the model RefSeq protein was modified relative to this genomic sequence to represent the inferred CDS: deleted 1 base in 1 codon) — protein: MELLILPAAALVLLMVVLSLFIWLLLQPHRGEIEKIPGTMGWPIVGESFSFLSDFSSPSGIFSFMRNRQQRYGKVFKTSVLGRFTVFMTGRDAAKILLSGKDGMVSLNLFYTGKQVLGPQSLLTTSGEEHKRLRRLIADPLSVDALKKYFQFIDDLAIRTLEGWTGRTVFVLEEASTFTLKVIGNMIMSLEPEGTEQENFRANFKIISSCFASLPFKIPGTAFYRGLEARNRMYAMLDNIISRRRSGEDIQHDFLQTLLRKHSRAAGETDEDSEKLTDSQLKDNILTLLVAGHDTTTSALTWLVKFLGENPDVLQKLREEHKGIQEKRNGGMHLTWSEVHTMPYTNKVISETLRRATILPWYSRKAAQDFNIDGYDIKEGWSVNLDVVSIHHDPKFFPNPEKFDPSRFDEPLKPFSFLGFGSGPRMCPGLNLAKLEICVFIHHLVCRYKWIPLKNDDSVCPTLVRMPKSKYPIAVEAL